In Stigmatopora argus isolate UIUO_Sarg chromosome 17, RoL_Sarg_1.0, whole genome shotgun sequence, the following are encoded in one genomic region:
- the rps20 gene encoding small ribosomal subunit protein uS10, whose amino-acid sequence MAFKDSGKAPVESEAKVHRIRITLTSRNVKSLEKVCADLIRGAKEKNLKVKGPVRMPTKTLRITTRKTPCGEGSKTWDRFQMRIHKRLIDLHSPSEIVKQITSISIEPGVEVEVTIADA is encoded by the exons ATG GCTTTCAAGGACTCTGGGAAGGCACCCGTTGAGAGCGAAGCCAAAGTTCACCGCATCCGCATTACTCTCACCAGCCGTAATGTCAAGTCCCTGGAGAAAG TGTGCGCTGACTTGATCCGTGGTGCAAAGGAGAAGAACTTGAAGGTGAAGGGGCCAGTCCGAATGCCAACTAAG ACCCTGCGTATCACCACCAGAAAGACCCCTTGTGGTGAAGGCTCCAAAACTTGGGATCGTTTTCAGATGCGGATCCATAAACGCTTAATTGATCTGCACAGTCCATCTGAAATTGTCAAGCAGATCACCTCCATCAGCATCGAACCTGGTGTTGAGGTCGAAGTTACCATTGCTGACGCATAA